Genomic segment of Ancylothrix sp. D3o:
GGGTATAATACGGAAAATCACGAATTCTACCCGACTCCATGAATCTTGATGAAGTGCTAAAAATGGCTGATGCTCTTGTTTTTGCTAAAACCGGCCAATACCTTGATGATTTGCAAAAGGCAATTCTGCGCGGAACTTTACAAGGCGAAAAATACAGCAAAATTGCACAAGAAAAGCACTGTAATGAGAGTTATGTTCGGGATGTTGGAGCAAAATTATGGGAGACACTTTCAAAAGAATTAGGAGAAAAACTCACTAAATCCAATTTTCGCTCGACAATGGAGAGGCTGCAAATCTCGATAGTTTCACATTTAGAACCGCATCACAACCAAATTAGCAACGTTAATATCTGTGGAGAAGCCAGACAACCCCCAGATACACCCAACCCAAACCCGAAAAATAAAGAAACATCTAACCCCCAACAAACCCCAAATTTATATCACGATTTAACTGAAATGCCCAAGTTAGGCAACTTCTATAATCGTACTGGTGAACTGGAAAGCCTGAAAACATCAATCCTCACAGAAAAGGCACAACTTTTAACCATTACTGGCATGATAGGGATGGGCAAAACCGCTGTGGCGATAAAACTTGTAGAAGACGTTAAACATGAATTTGAATATGTGATTTGGCGTAGCCTGGAAACTTGCCCTACCGTCTCCCAATTGCAAACCAATTTAACCGATTTTTTTACCGAGGCGGGTAATCAAACTTCACCGCTACCCCTGATGAAATCTTTACAAAATCATCGCTGTTTAATTATTTTAGATGATATCCATTACCTGTTTAGGCGGGGAGAATTGGCCGGCCAGTATCAACCGGGATATGAGGATTATCGCAGTTTTTTTAAACAAATTAAAGAGCGATCTCATCAAAGTTGTTTTCTGCTGATTGGTTGGGAAGCACCGCGAGAAATTTCTCAAATTAAAAACCCAAATACGCCTAACTTAATTTTGATCGGCTTAGACACTGCATCAGCGCACCAAATTATCGCAGAACAAGGATTAGAAAGCGACGAGAATTGCTTAGGATTCATTGACTATTATCAAGGCAATCCTTTATGGTTAAAAACTGTGGCGAATTTTCTGGCTGAATTAGGCTTAACTGTGACTGAGATGTTACAAAGCCAGCCTTTTTTATTGCCTCAATATTTGCAAGATATTTTAGAGCAACCGTTGGCTTGGCTATCGGAACGCGAAAAGCAACTTTTATCTCTGTTAGCTAAAGAAGATGAGCCGCTCGCACTCGCTAAATTATTAGAAATTGCCCGGATGCCATCTTCAGATTTACTCGATAGCCTACAATCTCTTTACCGTCGTTGTTGGGTAGAAAAAACTGGCCATATTTACATGATTTCACCTCTATTGAGACAGTATATCGGACTCAGAAACCGGCTTTCTTAACAAAATTTCTGTGCTCAAATCAAAGTTATCAGATAAACCCGGTTTCTTTGGTGAAGCACAAAACAAGTTTTTTCTGTTATTCGTGAGGATGGCCCTTTTGTTAATTTGCTGGCAGATAGTGTAGCGGCTAGTTAATTAGGCGGGCGGCTATAGGCAGTCTACTGCTGATAGGCCGATTTTTTTGTGACAATTCTTATTATCTTAGCTGGGAAATTTATGGTGTTATTTGAAATAATTGGGTTATAAGTAACTCTTATATTTAAACAAAGATTACTATCATTTAATGATATAGAGTGAATTTCCCAGAAAGTCAAGCCCCCACCTGCTTTTTTTTGGGGCCGGTGAGGGGAGAAATAGAGAATAATTTTACAAAAACCTTGACGAGATATAAAAAAACTAGCTACATTTCGGGAATATTATAAAAAGAGGCTGTAGTTGAAAGGGTGTGGCATTATAAATACAGCAGGCAAGATGCACTGCGCTACTGAGAAGCGGCGGTTTTTTTGGTTAAGTCGTCTTATCAGAGCCGGTCGCGTCCGCTTTCAGGATTATAAGCAAAACCGTTAATACTTTTGGGAGAGGTGTTTGACGGTTTTTATTGATGAAAAATCGGGGTGACATTGGGGTTGATTGTCCATTAAAAGTTAAAGGAATTGTAAGGCAATGTCTCAAGAAGTTAATCGAAATTCTGGGGGAGAGTTGGAGAGGGAAAGTAATATTATTAAGTCTCCCTGGGATGAAGAGGAGCCGCCGAAAAATAAATCTTTGGGACGGAGGAAGGATCAAGCATCCAAGAGTGATGATATTACGACGATAGCGAAAGGTTTGGCTGTGGGTATTATGTGGTCTATGTCGGGGCTGCTGGATGAGGAAAATGAGTGATTGAGGGGAGAAGAAAAAGTTGGGTTGAGGGATGATGTCTTAAACCCAACTTTTTACTAATCTGTTGCGCTATGATATACCGATAATGGCAGCAACAATTCGTTCATCAAGGGGTTTCACATCAGGAACTTTAAGAATTTCATTAAGTTGTTCTGTAGAAAGAGGGTTTTCAATTAAATCCTGACGAATATCTTTGAGGCGTAAAGGCTCAGAGCGCTTGGGTTCATTTAAACGCGCCAACCACCAAGGACGAATTAAATCTAGCCAAGACTCAGCAAGAAGGCTCAAGTCTACACTCTGTTTCCTTGGTTCTTTTTCCTCAAACCGAGAAAGGATAGTCTTAACTACACCCTCGCGGATTCCATCGTTATTTTTCTTGGCTTTACTTTCATATTGTTGAAGTACCTCTCTCATTTCTTGCAAAGCCCGTTGCTTTTTTTTGGGCAAAAGTTGTTCTTCAGAGCGAATAAGGTTTTTAATAAAATTTTGGAGAGAATGATGTGCTGTTTCTAAGGGTTCTTCTTCTATAAGGGGATAGAGATGCTTTCGGAGATTTTCACAAATTTTCTGCAAGTCTGTTATCGGGTGTACATAGTTTACATCGTCAAGATACACCCAACGGGGCGCACCCCATTCCGTTCCTGCAATGGCAAAAAACGCCCAAGGATAATCTGCTTTTACCACACTTAATACTGAACGATTTTTGCTTCTAATTACCTGTTTATAAACTTCTGGAGCAATCAGATTTCTTTTACCTTCTACAAGAGCGCGAACTGGATCAAAAACATCGCCTAATTGCCAGATATTGCCTTGTTTATCTTCATTGTCTACTTGGTTGATTATCTCTTCTAATTTTACTGGCTCTTTAGATGAATCGATATCTATACTGGGGGAAAAATCTTCGGGTAATGGTAAGTTTGAGCCTAATAAATCTGTAACTAATTGATGGCGTTGCAAAAATTTTTGTTCGGAAGACCTCAGAGCAAACTCATCACTATCTTGTGGCCACCACGCTTCAATTTCCGAAAAGGGACTGTCCATGCGGTCAATTCTGCCAATTCGTTGCTCCGCTAGACGGATTACACTAGGCATATCGAGTTGAATAACTGCGGAGGCTTGCTGAAGGTTGACACCTTCGGACATGGCATCAGAACATAAAGCAATGATGTCTGATTTGCTAGAACCAAGTTGAAAAATATCATTAATTTCTTTATGCAGACCTTGATGCCTAGGAGATAAAACATCTCCGAACGAGACACCGGCCTGTTTACCTTCAAGAGCTTCTCTAGGTTCACCGGCCCCCACACCTTCACCGGCCCCCAAACATCCGTCTGTCCCACCCCCATCCAAGGGCACGAGCGAGTTCCATCGGCGCTCACAAAATCACCGGCCTCAAAAATCCACCGGCACCATGACATCCCAAACTTCTGTAAAAAAATCATAGGCTCAGGCTGAATACTCGCTTCTCACAACGCCGGCATCATCCCCTCATCGAATGCCACCGGCCTGCCAAATCAATACTCCATTCCTTTGCTATTATTTGGTTAGCATAGCGTGTCATCAGCCAAGCCATTTGCTTAGAGTCTCGGATGGCGTCCCACAGCCGGTAGTATTTAGGATTCCCTTGAAATAACCAATATGCCACTCGTTTTCACCGGCATAATAACCTTTTGTGCTGTTTGGGCTAATTATAACTGAGTTGCCCCTCCTAGTTTGAAAGGGGGCCGCTTTGGATTTTGAGTTTTGATACATTGGGTAAGGGAATCTTCGCTTCTTGGACAATCCTTAAAACTTTTTGTCAAGGCAAAGTATCTGGCCGGTTTAGCAATTACTTGAAATAATACAGCAAAACCCTGTAATAAGGTCATTGTTACGACAGGCATTAAATGAGGTGGTAACTAGGGATGCAGAAGCGGAGTTATTAGGAATTAATTCAGCAATTACAGCGGCGCTGATTAAAAAAAAAATAGAATAATTGCTCACCTATTTTTTAGCTATTAAGCAGATACAGATAGTTTTTGAAAATGTAAAACCGCCTAGTTGGCAGTTGAGTTATCAAGGTCAAATCTATGAGGTGACGTTTTATCCTGAGTGCTTTGATGAGAGGCCGGGTTTGCAGTATATGAGTTGGGGTAATCCGCTTTTTGAGGGTTTAATGGGTGAGGTTCAGAAGGTATTGGGGGTGGGATAAAGTTGAACTAATTTCCCTCAGATGGGGGAAAATGGTAGAGTAGTTATAATTCACCTAAAAACTTTTTGCTAAAATTGGTAGTATCTGGGATAAGGTGATTTTAATAAAACTATTAGAGGCAGAGTTTGAAATAGCAGATTTTGGCTGTTGTGATTAATAAATATTAAGAAAAGTGGAATTAATACAACGTAGAAGTTATGGAGAGAGCATTGCCCTAACTCAACCGGGCCATCTTTTTTTGACAAACGTACAAAAAATCGCAACTCCCACCTACAATTTTTGATTGAGGTGGGGGAGTTCAAATTATGACATTATCCAGATAAGGATAGCTGTTAGAAATTAACGGCAATAGACCCTATAAGCTATTCTAGCGTGGTCTGCATAAGACGCCACGAGGTGTTCTAATGCACATCGCGGTTTCAGTTTGAATCGGTTTAACTTGTTGATTCATTTCAACTTGGCCAGCTTGGTTAACTTCGGTGACCTGAGCAGCATGAACAGGAAGACTAAGCGCCATCAATCCAGTGAAGATTAAGAGTGTTTTTTTCATTGTTAAAATCCTTGACTCTTTTTTATTTATAACAGGGTTTTAGAAACCGTAGGTGAAGTTGAGATGAAGTTTATAAAAAAAATTATAAAGACAAGCTAAAGACTATAAGAGTAGGTGCTGATGCAATAACTATCCGACTTTACCGACTTGACAATCCGACTTTTCTGACTTAACCCGCTCCACCGGCCCACAAAAAATTCACGGGCATCACCGCAGAAATCAGTGCCTCAATATCTAGTAGTCTCTCAACATCCAAGGACTCTATGACGTCCACATACCCATGAATCAAATCGGTTTTAAATTGATTCTTAAGTGGCCTGATTTCATCAACTGAACGGCGCCAGTGATGTGATGGGTGTTTACCGAAGTGGCCATGAGTGTCGGTGCGATACGATATTGGCCAGTGTCTGCTTAGGATGCCGGTGCGATACGAGATTTTGTTGTGTCCGCCAGGAGCAGCGATAATGTGTATTTTTTCATGACCGGCCTAAAATGGCCATAAGAGTTTAAATTTCCGAGTGTGACACCGGCCTGTTTACCTTCAAGAGCTTCTCTAGGTTCACCGGCCCCCACACCTTCACCGGCCCCCAAACATCCGTCTGTCCCACCCCCATCCAAGGGCACGAGCGAGTTCCATCGGCGCTCACAAAATCACCGGCCTCAAAAATCCACCGGCACCATGACATCCCAAACTTGTCTTAGAACTCACAGGCTTAGGCTGAATACTCGCTTCTCACAACACCGGCATCATCCCCTCATCAAATGCCGCCGGCCTGCCAAATCAATACTCCATTCCTTTGCTATTATTTGGTTAGCATAGCGTGTCATCAGCCAAGCCATTTGCTTAGAGTCTCGGATGGCGTCCCGCAGCCGATAGTATTTAGGATGGCGTTAGTGATTTTCGGTAGGAAAGGCTGAATATCCAAGTCATAGAAACCAATATCCACCAAGTTATGGCGTTCCACGCTTTGCTATCGGGCTTATTTTTTTCATACCCTGATTAAGCAACGCCAATTTTACTTTTGTTAAATACAAATATCGTTCATATTTGCGACAATGTTGGCCGGCATCAGTTAGGCTTGGTGTAAAACAGCAATTTTTATAGTCAAAATATGGCCGAACAAGGCTGCCTTAATTTACTTTCCAAAGTACGATTAGTCGGTAATCTTCTGCCTCATAGCTTTAACCTGGCCCCGTTTGGTCTTACTATCCAGGCGCTTGCGTTGAGAACTGCGAGTTGGTTTGCTTTTGAAGCGTTTTTTGGGAACTACAACAGCACTTTTGATTAGCTCTTGAAGGCGGGTTAAAGCCACTTCCCGATTTTGTTCTTGACTCCGGTATTCTTGGGACTTAATGACAATAACACCAGCTTGGGTAATGCGGTTATCGTTTAGATTTAACAGTCGTTCTTTATAACGGTCAGGTAAAGAAGATGCTTTGATATCAAACCGTAAATGGATGGCAGTTGCTACCTTATTTACATTTTGGCCACCGGCCCCTTGAGAACGCATTGCACTAATATCAATTTCGCTTTCTGAAATGCTGACTGTATCGGAAATTTGTAGCATAATTTATAATTGAGATAAAAACAGTATATCGTTATTTTGGACAAGCTCTTACATGAGATGATAAAAGCGAGTAGCAATTACATCCTAGAGCAAGACCTTCATTCGGCTATTCAATGGCCCCTACAGAATCAAATAAGGCGCTATCCATATTATAAGCTTTTCCCTGTTAAGATATTTTGATGCTCAAGGCCGAGATTTTAGTGGCGGCTGGGTAGCTTCGGTTCAAAATGCAGCTAGAGTGCTTACAGAACCTTCTCTCCCCCCCTAAGAGCGATGTATCAAGTTGAGCTTTGGTTGGAGCCGTTGGCTTTATTTGTAAATAAATTAAATACTTAATAGCTCAATGACGGCTCAATATTGTTATGATTTATTTTGGACATAGTTGTAACGTAATTGAGGAGATGCCATTATGAGCAAACAATTAGATGAGGCGCTTTCAAGAGAGATAGGGAAACGCATCAAAAGTAATTCTAAAAGCTGCTTTGACAACGCTTATAAAGCAGCCTTAGCTACTGAGGGAGCAATTTATGTGCAAGGCTTTTTAGCGGTACCAGGAGCGCCGTACAAGCCTATTGAGTATAGTTGGATTGAACTCGACGATAAAATTATAGATCCTACTTTTTATCATCTAGGTAAAAGTATTCAAGAGCTTCATTATTTCCCCGCTCATTATTTGAACGTGAAGGAACTCAACGCCATCATAGAAGAATCCAAAGAAGATTACCCAGAAGATGACCCCTTACCGATTTATGGGAAAGAACCTTACGAATATTATGGAAATTTAATGTTAGGGGGAAACAATTACCAAAATGCTTATGATTTGGCTTTAGCTAAATGTAGGGAATTAAACCAAAGTGAACACGAAGCAAATTAATTGTGCTCATTTGTGATTTAAATTACCCAGTATTCCGCATCGGCAACGCCAAAAAATAGTAAGCGTAAATTGTCTGCCAATTTGGAGCCGTTTTAGTGGCCGGTTCTAAAACTTTCTTTTTTTTACAAGAGTAAATTGGAAAATAAAATGCCCGAACCAAATTAGATTTCCAACTGGGAATATAGTAATTACGCTTTGCTTCCCAAAGATTAGTCGTACCTGCAATTTATAGAGGGGTTAAATTAAAACTTTTAACTATCAGCCCTTTTATAAATTGTTGGAATTGCTACCGTCATCAACATCAATAGGTTGGCAAACCAAAACAGCACAACGCAACCAAAGCCCACC
This window contains:
- a CDS encoding NB-ARC domain-containing protein, whose product is MADALVFAKTGQYLDDLQKAILRGTLQGEKYSKIAQEKHCNESYVRDVGAKLWETLSKELGEKLTKSNFRSTMERLQISIVSHLEPHHNQISNVNICGEARQPPDTPNPNPKNKETSNPQQTPNLYHDLTEMPKLGNFYNRTGELESLKTSILTEKAQLLTITGMIGMGKTAVAIKLVEDVKHEFEYVIWRSLETCPTVSQLQTNLTDFFTEAGNQTSPLPLMKSLQNHRCLIILDDIHYLFRRGELAGQYQPGYEDYRSFFKQIKERSHQSCFLLIGWEAPREISQIKNPNTPNLILIGLDTASAHQIIAEQGLESDENCLGFIDYYQGNPLWLKTVANFLAELGLTVTEMLQSQPFLLPQYLQDILEQPLAWLSEREKQLLSLLAKEDEPLALAKLLEIARMPSSDLLDSLQSLYRRCWVEKTGHIYMISPLLRQYIGLRNRLS
- a CDS encoding helicase C-terminal domain-containing protein yields the protein MPLDGGGTDGCLGAGEGVGAGEPREALEGKQAGVSFGDVLSPRHQGLHKEINDIFQLGSSKSDIIALCSDAMSEGVNLQQASAVIQLDMPSVIRLAEQRIGRIDRMDSPFSEIEAWWPQDSDEFALRSSEQKFLQRHQLVTDLLGSNLPLPEDFSPSIDIDSSKEPVKLEEIINQVDNEDKQGNIWQLGDVFDPVRALVEGKRNLIAPEVYKQVIRSKNRSVLSVVKADYPWAFFAIAGTEWGAPRWVYLDDVNYVHPITDLQKICENLRKHLYPLIEEEPLETAHHSLQNFIKNLIRSEEQLLPKKKQRALQEMREVLQQYESKAKKNNDGIREGVVKTILSRFEEKEPRKQSVDLSLLAESWLDLIRPWWLARLNEPKRSEPLRLKDIRQDLIENPLSTEQLNEILKVPDVKPLDERIVAAIIGIS
- the arfB gene encoding alternative ribosome rescue aminoacyl-tRNA hydrolase ArfB, coding for MLQISDTVSISESEIDISAMRSQGAGGQNVNKVATAIHLRFDIKASSLPDRYKERLLNLNDNRITQAGVIVIKSQEYRSQEQNREVALTRLQELIKSAVVVPKKRFKSKPTRSSQRKRLDSKTKRGQVKAMRQKITD